In a single window of the Desulfuromonas sp. TF genome:
- a CDS encoding 4Fe-4S binding protein — translation MKIPLITEIQRFCLHDGPGIRTTIFLKGCPLHCPWCHNPESINPRHEIYYHTDKCIACGQCVKICPSGSLHMIQGLNKKRALTFNRLKCNSCLKCIKHCHFGAMRS, via the coding sequence ATGAAAATACCACTTATAACAGAGATCCAAAGATTTTGTTTACATGATGGGCCTGGCATAAGAACTACTATATTTTTAAAGGGATGCCCTCTCCATTGCCCTTGGTGTCACAACCCAGAGTCTATTAACCCCAGGCATGAGATTTATTATCACACTGACAAGTGTATTGCATGTGGTCAGTGTGTAAAAATCTGTCCTTCGGGCTCGCTACATATGATCCAAGGTTTAAACAAGAAGAGGGCCCTCACTTTTAACAGACTGAAATGTAACTCTTGCCTCAAATGCATTAAACATTGCCACTTTGGTGCGATGAGATCGTAG